In one window of Legionella fallonii LLAP-10 DNA:
- a CDS encoding efflux RND transporter permease subunit has translation MWIVWIALSRPYTFIVLALMLLIIGPLAIMRTPTDIFPDINIPVVSVVWNYTGLPPDEMGNRITSVFERAVTTTVNDIEHIESESLIGVSVIKLFFQPDVNVDMALSQVTAIAQTMLRNLPPGTLPPLILSYKASTVPVLQLVLSSATLPEQNLNDLGNNFIRTQLATVQGAALPYPYGGKTRQIQVDLDPQAMQTYGLSAQGVNAAILAQNLILPAGTQKIGQYEYIVKLNGSPLKAEELNDVPVKTTPGRVLYVRDVAHVRDGFAPQTNIVRVNGERAVMMSIQKTGNASTLDIVSRIKDLIPKIKESLPNGLNLTLLADQSIFVTAAIKGVIVEGVIAAALTGLMILLFLGSWRSTLIITLSIPLSVIASITLLSALGQTINIMTLGGLALAVGILVDDATVAIENINWNLEQGKEVEQAILDGAKQIAIPALVSTLCICIVFVPMFYLGGVAQYLFVPLAEAVIFAMLASYILSRTLVATLAKYLLKPHDLIKEHQQTNNRFVRFHNAFEEKFEAFRKRYYALLSRVLENASLFIGGFLAFVVVSIVLLWPWLGADFFPNVDAGQIKLHIRAPTGTRVEETARLVDNIDTQIRRIIPEKDLDNIVDNIGLPVSGINLSYSNSAPVGPADADILISLKDGHKPTPDYVKTLRTELQEKFPGVSFAFLPADIVNQIINFGLSSPIDLQIIGLKEEENTKYADRLLKRLKLVPGLVDVRIRQANNYPEFMVTVDRSKASELGFTQYDVASDLLITLSGSFQTTPTFWLSPQNGVSYPIVTQAPQYVMDSLQALRNVPISNINAPNQAQILGALSTIKRINGPVVESHYNVQPVIDIFAAVQDRDLKSVANDINEILEQTKKEVPKGSSVVVRGQIQTQHHSFNGLYWGLIFSILLVYLLIVINFQSWTDPFIIITALPAAIAGITWMLFMTFTPLSVPALTGAIMCMGVATANSILIVSFAREHLVETNNPFEAALEAGKTRLRPVLMTALAMIIGMMPMALGLGDGGEQNAPLGRAVIGGLSFATVSTLFFVPSVFYVIHHRRLKAKQRKEHD, from the coding sequence ATGTGGATCGTTTGGATTGCTCTTTCACGACCTTACACATTTATAGTATTAGCTCTGATGCTCCTTATTATTGGGCCACTCGCTATCATGCGAACCCCAACAGATATTTTTCCCGACATTAATATTCCCGTCGTCAGTGTAGTGTGGAACTACACTGGTTTGCCCCCTGATGAAATGGGGAATAGGATAACCAGTGTGTTTGAGCGTGCAGTAACCACCACGGTTAATGATATAGAACATATCGAGTCAGAATCATTAATTGGCGTCAGCGTTATTAAGTTGTTTTTTCAACCTGATGTTAATGTGGATATGGCTCTGAGCCAAGTTACAGCTATAGCACAAACCATGCTCCGCAACCTACCACCAGGAACGCTACCCCCACTGATTTTGAGTTATAAAGCATCAACAGTTCCTGTTTTGCAACTAGTTTTATCCAGTGCCACACTCCCTGAGCAAAACTTAAATGACCTGGGGAATAATTTCATTCGTACACAGCTAGCTACAGTGCAAGGCGCGGCATTACCTTATCCTTACGGAGGAAAAACGCGCCAAATCCAGGTGGACTTAGATCCTCAAGCCATGCAAACTTATGGCCTGTCAGCCCAAGGAGTTAATGCCGCGATATTGGCACAAAATCTTATCTTACCTGCAGGAACCCAAAAAATTGGTCAATATGAATACATTGTTAAATTAAATGGTAGTCCTCTCAAAGCAGAGGAACTCAATGATGTACCGGTAAAAACGACTCCAGGACGAGTGCTGTATGTGCGTGACGTGGCTCATGTGCGCGATGGTTTCGCACCACAAACTAACATCGTACGCGTGAACGGAGAACGCGCCGTAATGATGTCCATACAAAAAACAGGGAATGCTTCTACCCTAGATATTGTTAGTCGCATTAAGGACTTAATCCCTAAAATTAAAGAAAGCCTGCCTAATGGACTGAATTTAACCTTATTGGCCGATCAGTCAATCTTTGTGACTGCTGCCATTAAAGGAGTCATTGTCGAAGGAGTTATCGCAGCAGCCTTAACGGGACTGATGATTCTATTATTTTTAGGCAGTTGGCGCAGTACGTTAATTATTACCTTGTCTATTCCTTTATCCGTCATAGCCTCTATTACGCTACTTTCCGCCCTAGGACAGACAATAAATATTATGACCCTAGGGGGCTTGGCTTTAGCTGTAGGTATTTTAGTCGATGATGCTACAGTAGCTATTGAAAATATTAATTGGAATTTAGAACAAGGCAAAGAGGTGGAGCAGGCTATTCTAGACGGAGCGAAGCAAATTGCTATACCTGCATTAGTATCAACTTTATGTATTTGTATTGTATTCGTACCGATGTTTTATTTAGGTGGCGTGGCGCAATATCTGTTTGTTCCCTTAGCAGAAGCCGTTATTTTCGCTATGCTCGCTTCTTACATCTTATCGCGTACTCTTGTCGCCACATTGGCTAAATATTTATTAAAACCCCATGACTTAATCAAAGAACATCAACAAACTAACAATCGTTTTGTTCGTTTTCATAATGCTTTTGAGGAAAAATTTGAAGCCTTCCGTAAGCGTTATTATGCCTTATTATCACGAGTACTAGAAAATGCCTCTCTATTTATCGGTGGTTTTCTCGCTTTTGTCGTTGTCTCAATAGTTCTACTATGGCCATGGCTTGGTGCCGATTTCTTCCCCAACGTTGATGCAGGACAAATTAAACTTCACATACGTGCCCCAACAGGTACACGTGTAGAAGAAACGGCTCGTCTTGTTGATAATATTGACACTCAAATTAGACGGATCATCCCGGAGAAGGATCTGGATAATATCGTAGATAATATTGGCTTGCCGGTAAGCGGTATTAATTTATCTTATAGCAACTCGGCGCCAGTAGGACCAGCTGATGCCGATATATTAATTTCATTAAAAGATGGTCATAAGCCAACCCCAGACTACGTCAAAACACTAAGAACAGAATTACAAGAAAAATTCCCCGGCGTGAGCTTTGCTTTTCTTCCAGCGGATATTGTGAATCAAATTATTAACTTCGGTCTCTCATCTCCCATAGACCTCCAAATTATTGGCTTAAAAGAAGAAGAAAATACAAAGTATGCTGATCGACTATTAAAACGTCTAAAGTTAGTGCCAGGTCTTGTTGATGTCCGCATTAGACAAGCCAATAACTATCCTGAATTTATGGTAACCGTCGATCGCAGCAAAGCCAGTGAATTAGGATTTACCCAATATGATGTAGCATCAGACTTATTAATTACCTTATCAGGTAGTTTCCAAACAACACCAACATTTTGGTTAAGCCCACAAAATGGAGTTTCTTACCCTATTGTGACTCAAGCACCGCAATACGTTATGGATTCACTTCAGGCCTTACGCAATGTCCCTATTTCGAATATAAATGCCCCCAATCAAGCACAAATTTTAGGTGCTCTATCAACAATCAAACGGATTAATGGGCCTGTAGTAGAATCTCATTATAATGTTCAACCCGTTATTGATATTTTTGCTGCAGTTCAGGATAGAGATCTAAAATCTGTGGCTAATGATATCAATGAAATTCTTGAACAAACTAAAAAAGAAGTACCTAAAGGCTCTTCCGTTGTGGTACGTGGTCAGATTCAAACACAACATCATTCTTTTAACGGTCTTTATTGGGGATTGATATTCTCTATCTTATTAGTTTATTTATTAATTGTTATTAATTTCCAGTCATGGACTGATCCTTTCATCATTATTACAGCACTACCTGCCGCTATAGCAGGGATTACCTGGATGTTATTTATGACATTTACCCCTTTAAGCGTGCCTGCCTTAACTGGGGCAATCATGTGTATGGGGGTAGCAACAGCCAATAGTATTCTTATTGTTAGTTTTGCCCGAGAGCATCTGGTTGAAACAAATAACCCTTTCGAAGCAGCTCTTGAAGCAGGGAAAACTCGCTTACGTCCAGTTTTAATGACTGCTTTAGCGATGATTATCGGCATGATGCCCATGGCTCTTGGGCTTGGTGATGGAGGAGAACAAAATGCTCCATTAGGGCGTGCCGTGATAGGTGGATTATCTTTTGCCACTGTCTCCACGCTCTTTTTCGTCCCTTCTGTTTTTTATGTCATTCACCATCGCAGATTAAAGGCAAAGCAAAGGAAAGAACATGATTAA
- a CDS encoding efflux RND transporter periplasmic adaptor subunit, giving the protein MIKRMHTQIKKSSNPRITIIIALISLFVLIVIACRIYAAIVLRNETKFNAIPVVATISPQQVTGTERIILPGNVQAWHEATIYARTNGYIKKWYVDIGSHVKKGDLLAVIETPELDAQYAQAKSDLNTAIANNNLAQSTAKRWLNLLKTDSVSKQETDEKVSSAIALQAVVASAQANVERLKELVSFERVIAPFDGVITSRTTDIGALINAGSSLNGVALFKLSQTDPLRIYVNIPQNYSSRITPNMAVTLTFAEHPGQVFPAKLIDSAQAIDPASFTLLAQFCAENKKGILLPGGYTEVTFNFPVLATTVRLPVNALLFRAEGLQVAIVDKNNKVVLKSIKISRDFGSEVEIESGITPKDKIIINPPDSILAGEQIRVAS; this is encoded by the coding sequence ATGATTAAACGAATGCATACACAAATCAAAAAATCATCAAATCCGCGTATCACAATAATCATTGCTCTTATTAGTCTGTTTGTTTTGATCGTTATTGCTTGTCGCATCTATGCAGCTATTGTTTTACGTAACGAAACTAAATTCAATGCCATCCCTGTGGTGGCTACTATTTCACCCCAACAGGTTACAGGGACCGAAAGAATAATTTTACCTGGCAACGTACAAGCCTGGCATGAAGCGACCATTTATGCACGGACTAACGGCTATATAAAAAAATGGTATGTCGATATAGGCAGTCACGTTAAAAAAGGAGATTTACTCGCTGTTATTGAAACACCTGAACTTGATGCTCAATATGCACAAGCAAAGTCGGACTTAAACACTGCTATAGCAAACAATAACTTAGCTCAGTCAACAGCGAAACGATGGTTAAATTTATTAAAAACTGATTCAGTTTCTAAACAGGAAACCGATGAAAAAGTCAGCTCCGCAATCGCATTACAGGCTGTGGTGGCATCGGCGCAAGCGAATGTTGAACGCTTAAAAGAATTAGTTAGTTTTGAACGTGTTATCGCACCTTTTGATGGGGTGATTACCTCTCGAACTACAGATATTGGCGCATTAATTAATGCCGGTAGTAGCCTAAATGGAGTTGCCCTATTTAAATTATCACAGACGGATCCGTTAAGAATCTACGTTAATATACCGCAGAATTACAGTTCCCGCATAACCCCGAATATGGCTGTTACCTTAACCTTTGCAGAACATCCAGGACAGGTTTTTCCGGCAAAACTAATAGATAGCGCTCAAGCTATTGACCCAGCCTCATTTACTTTATTAGCCCAATTTTGCGCAGAAAATAAAAAAGGGATTTTGCTCCCTGGTGGATACACCGAAGTCACGTTTAACTTTCCTGTATTAGCAACCACTGTTAGATTACCAGTCAATGCCCTTCTTTTTCGAGCAGAGGGGTTACAAGTAGCTATTGTGGACAAAAACAACAAAGTGGTGTTGAAGTCCATTAAAATAAGCCGTGATTTTGGCTCCGAGGTTGAAATTGAATCAGGAATAACCCCTAAAGATAAAATCATTATAAATCCTCCGGACTCTATATTGGCAGGAGAACAAATACGAGTTGCCTCATGA
- a CDS encoding efflux transporter outer membrane subunit codes for MRKIAALATLAFALNSCNLAPTYQRPFMPVPDHFKETGKWVPVKIAPPQGTPGPWWLVFHDRTLNELEENIIPANQDLKAAFARYQEASALAQVARAALFPTIEAISNASRQKTSVTMANPSTMPIYNNYLLGADLDYEIDVWGSVRNAVKQGKALAKASEADLAAATLSLHAALANNYFSLRAADESQRILDTTVVAYQKALYLTKQRHKGGAAPIADVDEAETQLENAKTMAADIRLQRAQLEHAIAILIGKFPADFSLPPGKLPRDYISVSPDLPSTLLERRPDIVAAELRVEAANANIGIARAAFFPQFNLSGILGVQSKTLSNLFSKPSLFWAIGPATSLSLIQPTASMILFDGGKLSGLLRQANASYFETVANYRQTVLTAVQEVEDYLVAIRQLDKEKRTAIAATKAAQRALVQSKYRYIGGVITFLEVVVVENTALQTELAEVNIRLRRQTASVQLIKALGGGWFITPPDKPKAHQHKQKSLS; via the coding sequence ATGAGAAAAATAGCTGCACTAGCGACATTGGCATTTGCTCTGAATAGTTGCAACCTAGCACCTACTTATCAACGACCTTTTATGCCAGTTCCCGATCATTTTAAAGAAACGGGAAAATGGGTTCCTGTTAAAATTGCTCCCCCACAAGGCACACCAGGCCCTTGGTGGCTAGTATTTCATGATCGCACATTAAACGAACTAGAAGAAAATATCATTCCTGCAAACCAAGATTTGAAAGCAGCATTCGCCCGTTATCAAGAAGCCAGTGCTTTAGCTCAAGTAGCGCGAGCCGCCTTATTCCCAACCATTGAAGCAATATCTAATGCATCGAGGCAGAAAACCTCTGTGACTATGGCTAATCCCAGCACTATGCCTATTTATAATAATTATTTACTTGGTGCTGATCTAGATTATGAAATTGATGTATGGGGAAGTGTACGTAATGCAGTGAAACAAGGTAAAGCCCTTGCCAAAGCAAGTGAAGCAGATCTTGCTGCTGCCACTTTAAGCTTACATGCAGCTCTTGCGAATAACTATTTCTCTTTAAGGGCAGCAGATGAATCACAACGAATTTTAGACACTACGGTAGTTGCATATCAAAAAGCTCTTTATTTAACAAAGCAACGACATAAAGGCGGAGCCGCACCAATTGCCGATGTTGATGAGGCAGAAACTCAACTAGAAAATGCGAAAACAATGGCAGCGGATATACGTTTACAACGTGCCCAACTGGAACACGCCATTGCAATTCTCATTGGTAAATTTCCAGCAGATTTTTCCTTACCCCCAGGGAAATTACCTAGAGACTATATAAGTGTTTCTCCTGATTTACCGTCTACTCTTTTAGAGCGTAGACCTGATATTGTAGCGGCAGAACTACGGGTGGAAGCAGCAAATGCTAACATAGGCATTGCCCGTGCCGCCTTTTTCCCTCAATTCAATTTGTCTGGAATTCTAGGTGTTCAAAGCAAAACGTTATCTAATCTTTTCTCTAAGCCCAGCCTATTCTGGGCTATTGGTCCAGCTACATCTCTATCATTGATTCAACCAACAGCATCTATGATTCTTTTTGATGGAGGGAAACTATCGGGGTTATTAAGACAAGCCAATGCTAGTTATTTTGAAACAGTGGCTAATTATCGCCAAACCGTATTAACCGCTGTGCAAGAGGTTGAAGATTACTTAGTCGCCATAAGGCAGCTAGATAAAGAAAAGCGCACGGCTATCGCTGCAACAAAAGCCGCACAACGAGCTTTGGTCCAATCCAAATATAGATATATTGGCGGCGTCATTACCTTTCTCGAAGTAGTCGTTGTCGAAAATACAGCCCTACAAACGGAACTTGCAGAAGTCAATATACGCCTAAGAAGGCAAACAGCCAGTGTTCAATTGATCAAGGCATTAGGTGGGGGATGGTTCATTACGCCACCTGACAAACCAAAGGCTCACCAGCATAAGCAGAAAAGCCTCTCATAA
- a CDS encoding zinc ribbon domain-containing protein YjdM: MDTAPNCPECNSEYTYRDGSLFVCPECSHEWSLEEREMAHEQALLVKDAHGNILQNGDSITVIKDLKVKGSSAVVKVGTKVKNIRLVEGDHNIDCKIEGIGPMKLKSEFVKKG, encoded by the coding sequence ATGGATACTGCTCCTAATTGTCCAGAATGCAATTCAGAATATACTTATCGCGACGGTTCACTTTTTGTTTGTCCAGAATGCAGTCACGAATGGTCTTTAGAAGAACGTGAAATGGCACATGAACAGGCCCTTCTTGTTAAAGATGCGCATGGTAATATATTACAAAATGGTGACTCTATTACTGTCATAAAAGATTTGAAAGTCAAAGGCTCTTCGGCAGTAGTCAAAGTGGGAACTAAAGTCAAAAATATTAGGCTTGTTGAGGGCGACCATAATATCGATTGTAAAATTGAAGGAATTGGTCCTATGAAATTAAAATCTGAATTTGTTAAAAAAGGATAA
- a CDS encoding ABC transporter permease: MLKFSFLIKAMIREWRSRELTLLFIALIVAVACIGAVNNFTAMVSMQLEQSAVNMLGADAILTSKSPIKLEWIQKSQEIGLKQTVALSFSSMAIYQEQLQLVQVKAVSSPYPLRGVLKIANTLSDLSGTEQNKAPSPGTVWLEPRLFSILATRIGQTIQIGASRFKITGVIRDQPGQIGDWFAIAPRIIINWADVAKTEVIQRGSNVNYNWLLNGTQKQLTEIQSFLNKQSVDKQQWLDSQNRNQRVTETIEHTLNYLNLSTVLSMILAGVAISMSSLRYCQRHLKQVALLRCFGASQGQIMRLYISNIVFLGLIACLLGAALGYSFQPLLINWLGGLLPQTEQHFSLRPFFLSVATGMLILFSFSIGTIWQLRKVSAIALFRQQHVIWGRTLLVTYGLALVLLGFMAYVYTGSYKITWTVLIACILFVGVAVLGLWFLFVGLMKTGIHLSLNWRFGFTNIAHNLHDSMLQVIGIGLALTAILSLNLLKDHLLSDWQRQLPGQTANYFLINIEPEQITPLSNLLTANHINNVSFYPMVRGRLIEVDNVPVNQRYGEKVKSINALQRELNLSWTGQLPDSNQIVAGSWTVTDPAVDWVSVDKEVADTLQLKLGDTLLFSIGDIKQKVLVSSFRQVDWNSFKPNFFMLFKPGLLNQLPQTMITSFYLPSEQQKVLLQINKQFPNVNLIDVTNTISKIRTVFTSAGNAITFISLFSFCIGTIIVILAILSFSNTKIQETRVLKIFGMGRKTLLWVRSSEAFLIGLYSGALAIFTAFFINWYLAEALLKSQFLMPGFLFITVPLATALLMVLINIMIQTKQYQVRSHSWEVP; encoded by the coding sequence GTGTTAAAATTTTCTTTCCTCATCAAGGCAATGATACGCGAATGGCGTAGCCGCGAGCTGACTTTATTATTTATCGCACTGATAGTCGCTGTGGCCTGCATTGGCGCAGTAAACAATTTTACCGCAATGGTTTCAATGCAATTGGAGCAAAGTGCTGTCAATATGCTTGGCGCAGATGCTATATTGACTAGCAAATCGCCTATTAAGTTAGAATGGATTCAAAAATCACAGGAAATTGGCTTAAAACAAACCGTCGCTCTTTCTTTCTCCAGTATGGCAATATATCAAGAGCAATTACAGCTTGTACAAGTAAAAGCTGTCTCTTCTCCTTATCCTTTGCGAGGTGTTCTAAAAATAGCGAATACTCTTTCCGACTTGTCTGGAACAGAGCAAAATAAGGCTCCCAGTCCTGGCACTGTGTGGTTAGAACCAAGACTTTTCTCCATATTGGCAACAAGGATAGGGCAGACAATTCAAATAGGCGCTTCTCGTTTTAAAATTACCGGGGTGATCCGTGATCAACCAGGACAGATTGGCGACTGGTTTGCAATTGCTCCGCGTATCATTATTAATTGGGCTGATGTAGCAAAAACAGAAGTGATACAGCGTGGCAGTAATGTGAATTACAACTGGTTACTGAATGGTACTCAAAAGCAATTGACAGAAATACAGAGTTTTTTAAACAAGCAGTCTGTTGATAAACAACAATGGCTAGACAGCCAAAATAGAAATCAACGAGTTACAGAAACTATAGAGCATACCCTAAATTACCTTAACTTAAGCACCGTATTGAGTATGATTCTTGCCGGAGTTGCCATCAGTATGTCCTCATTGCGTTACTGCCAGAGACATTTAAAACAAGTGGCTTTATTACGTTGTTTTGGCGCCTCTCAAGGTCAAATAATGCGCTTGTACATATCTAATATTGTTTTTTTGGGTCTTATTGCTTGTCTACTCGGCGCCGCCCTAGGTTATTCATTTCAACCGTTACTCATCAATTGGCTTGGTGGTCTTTTGCCGCAAACAGAACAACATTTCTCCTTGCGTCCTTTTTTTCTTAGTGTTGCAACGGGAATGCTCATTCTATTTAGCTTCTCTATAGGAACTATTTGGCAATTACGCAAGGTCAGCGCTATCGCTCTTTTTCGCCAGCAGCACGTAATATGGGGAAGGACTTTATTAGTAACATATGGCTTAGCTTTAGTACTCTTGGGCTTCATGGCTTATGTATATACAGGATCTTATAAAATTACTTGGACTGTGTTAATTGCCTGCATTCTATTTGTGGGCGTTGCTGTTTTAGGTCTTTGGTTCTTATTCGTTGGCCTAATGAAAACAGGGATCCATTTGTCTTTGAATTGGCGATTTGGTTTTACTAATATTGCTCATAACTTGCATGATAGTATGTTACAGGTTATAGGTATTGGTCTTGCTTTAACCGCTATACTTAGTTTGAACTTACTTAAAGATCATTTACTCAGTGATTGGCAGCGTCAATTACCAGGGCAAACCGCTAACTATTTTTTAATCAATATTGAGCCGGAACAGATTACTCCCTTGAGTAATTTACTAACAGCTAACCATATCAACAATGTTAGCTTTTATCCTATGGTTCGTGGACGATTAATAGAGGTTGATAATGTTCCGGTTAATCAACGCTATGGGGAGAAAGTCAAAAGCATCAATGCGTTACAAAGAGAGCTTAATTTATCATGGACGGGACAGTTGCCAGATAGTAATCAGATTGTTGCTGGTTCCTGGACAGTAACAGATCCTGCTGTGGATTGGGTTTCTGTAGATAAGGAGGTTGCTGATACGTTGCAATTGAAATTAGGAGATACTTTGTTGTTTAGCATTGGTGATATAAAGCAAAAAGTGCTCGTTTCAAGTTTCAGACAAGTAGACTGGAATTCTTTTAAACCGAATTTTTTCATGTTGTTTAAGCCAGGGCTACTAAATCAATTACCCCAAACCATGATCACCAGTTTTTATTTACCTTCTGAGCAACAAAAGGTGTTATTGCAAATTAACAAACAATTTCCTAATGTGAACCTGATTGATGTGACCAACACCATTAGTAAAATACGGACTGTATTTACCAGCGCAGGCAACGCAATAACGTTTATTTCCTTGTTTTCTTTCTGTATTGGAACAATTATTGTTATCCTGGCTATTTTGTCGTTTAGCAACACTAAAATACAAGAAACAAGGGTTCTGAAAATTTTTGGAATGGGACGTAAGACCCTATTATGGGTGCGAAGCAGCGAAGCTTTTTTAATTGGTTTATACTCCGGTGCATTGGCTATTTTTACCGCTTTTTTTATCAATTGGTATTTGGCAGAAGCGTTGCTCAAAAGTCAATTTTTAATGCCAGGGTTTCTTTTTATTACCGTACCTCTTGCTACTGCCCTTTTAATGGTCTTGATTAATATAATGATTCAAACAAAACAATACCAAGTTAGATCTCACTCTTGGGAAGTTCCCTAA